The following coding sequences are from one Gossypium hirsutum isolate 1008001.06 chromosome A12, Gossypium_hirsutum_v2.1, whole genome shotgun sequence window:
- the LOC107928656 gene encoding E3 ubiquitin-protein ligase AIRP2 isoform X1: MGMMYYQLSKSSYQDFLKILKADIQHANALAAAIPRAKSGAHLQMKLVYNHLAPLFLFLLQWMDSSCMCLLPRFLNLFHILVYKVYTDGRSNISRRGRKATIREFYGVILPSLQRLHSNLGELDDDKEAGGSSAKKRVDLDNRLGNIDFEREDECGICLEPCTKMVLPNCCHAMCIKCYRNWNTKSESCPFCRGSLKRVNSEDLWVLTCNDDVVDNKTVSQEDLLRFYLYINSLPKDFPDALFLVYYEYLI, translated from the exons ATGGGGATGATGTATTATCAGTTGTCAAAGTCTTCTTATCAGGATTTTCTGAAAATACTAAAGGCTGACATACAACATGCAAATGCTTT GGCTGCTGCAATTCCAAGGGCCAAGAGTGGTGCTCACCTTCAAATGAAATTGGTGTATAATCATTTGGCTCCCCTCTTTCTATTTTTGTTACAGTGGATGGATAGTTCCTGCATGTGTCTACTCCCTAGATTTCTAAACCTCTTTCACATTCTTGTATACAAG GTCTATACAGATGGGAGATCAAATATATCTAGACGTGGAAGGAAGGCAACAATTAGAGAGTTTTACG gTGTTATATTACCATCTCTTCAAAGGCTCCATAGTAACTTGGGGGAGTTGGATGATGATAAGGAGGCCGGTGGGAGTTCTGCCAAGAAAAGAGTCGACTTAGACAATAGACTTGGGAATATTGATTTTGAGAGGGAAGATGAATGTGGGATTTGCTTGGAGCCTTGCACGAAAATGGTCTTGCCTAATTGTTGTCATGCAATGTGCATCAAATGCTATCGCAATTG GAACACAAAATCTGAGTCCTGTCCGTTCTGTCGAGGTAGTTTGAAAAGGGTCAACTCTGAAGATTTATGGGTGCTTACTTGCAACGATGATGTGGTTGACAATAAAACTGTCTCACAGGAGGACTTGTTGCGTTTTTACCTCTACATCAACAGCCTTCCAAAAGATTTCCCAGATGCACTTTTCTTGGTATACTACGAGTACTTAATTTGA
- the LOC107928656 gene encoding E3 ubiquitin-protein ligase AIRP2 isoform X2, which yields MGMMYYQLSKSSYQDFLKILKADIQHANALAAAIPRAKSGAHLQMKLVYTDGRSNISRRGRKATIREFYGVILPSLQRLHSNLGELDDDKEAGGSSAKKRVDLDNRLGNIDFEREDECGICLEPCTKMVLPNCCHAMCIKCYRNWNTKSESCPFCRGSLKRVNSEDLWVLTCNDDVVDNKTVSQEDLLRFYLYINSLPKDFPDALFLVYYEYLI from the exons ATGGGGATGATGTATTATCAGTTGTCAAAGTCTTCTTATCAGGATTTTCTGAAAATACTAAAGGCTGACATACAACATGCAAATGCTTT GGCTGCTGCAATTCCAAGGGCCAAGAGTGGTGCTCACCTTCAAATGAAATTG GTCTATACAGATGGGAGATCAAATATATCTAGACGTGGAAGGAAGGCAACAATTAGAGAGTTTTACG gTGTTATATTACCATCTCTTCAAAGGCTCCATAGTAACTTGGGGGAGTTGGATGATGATAAGGAGGCCGGTGGGAGTTCTGCCAAGAAAAGAGTCGACTTAGACAATAGACTTGGGAATATTGATTTTGAGAGGGAAGATGAATGTGGGATTTGCTTGGAGCCTTGCACGAAAATGGTCTTGCCTAATTGTTGTCATGCAATGTGCATCAAATGCTATCGCAATTG GAACACAAAATCTGAGTCCTGTCCGTTCTGTCGAGGTAGTTTGAAAAGGGTCAACTCTGAAGATTTATGGGTGCTTACTTGCAACGATGATGTGGTTGACAATAAAACTGTCTCACAGGAGGACTTGTTGCGTTTTTACCTCTACATCAACAGCCTTCCAAAAGATTTCCCAGATGCACTTTTCTTGGTATACTACGAGTACTTAATTTGA